GCCGGCGCTGGGTGACCAGGGCCAGGCTGCGCTGGTCCGGCGCCAGCAGATGGCTGGCCAGCGGCGCGGCATCCAGCACCGCGCGGATTGCGGCCGATGGCTGCTGGTAGCCCGGGGCGGGTGTCGTGGCCAGCGCGGCGGTGGGGCCGAGCAGGGCCAGGGCGAGGATCAGGCGGGACGGTCGGGTCGGCATGGAGATGGGCTCGCGCGGTTCGATGAGCGCGCAGCCTAGGGCCTGTCACCCAATAGGGCAACCCTGCGCCGGGACTGCAAGGCATGCAGCGCTAGGCGCGGGCTGCAGGTCGGGGCCATCCCCGACCAAGGGACGTAACGACGCGATGCGTGTCTTGCAGCCCCGGCCCTTCGGGTAGCCCCGCCCAGCGGGCGCACTCGTCGTTGCAAATGCTCACCGGGGCCCCACCCCGGTTCCGCTTTGCGCCTAGATTGCGCCCGCTGGGCGGGGCTACGCAGGGCTGTCCTATTGGGTGACAGGCCCTGGGCGCGGGCCGCCCGTGCCGCCCGGGAGCGCTACTGCGCGAACAGCCGCGCCGCGTGCAGGCCCAGGCCGGTGGCGACCGAGGCGAAGCGGTCGCCGCGCACGCTCTGCGCGGCGGGGAACTCGGCCGCGATGCGGTCGGCCAGCAGGCGCAGGCCGGTGGAGCCGCCGGTGAAATAGAGCGCGTCGATCTGCTCGGGCTTGAGGCCGGCCTGGGCCACGGTCTCGCGGCCGGCGCGCGCGATGCGGTCGATGTCGGCCTCCAGCGCGCCGACGGCGACGCCCTCGGACAGCGGCACTTGCAGGCCGTTCTCGACCAGGCCGAGGTCGATCAGGGTGTCGCCGCCGCCGGAGACCGCGATCTTGGCGTCCTCGGCGCGCGCCGCCAGCTCATGGCCCAGGTGGTCCTCCAGCACCGTCATCAGGCGGTCGTGATGCAGCGGGTTGCCGTAGAAGCCGCGCATATTGCGCAGCTCGGCGACGCGCTGCGGGCTGTAGACGGTGTTGATCAGGTGCCAGGTGGCGAGGTCGAAGTAGATGCCGCTGGGCACCTCGCGCGCCGGCTGGCCCGCGCGCTCCGGGCCGAGCGAGCGGTAGCCGAGCTCGCGCAGGATCGCGGCCAGCTCGATATGGCGGTCGAAGTCGGTGCCGGCGATATGCACGCCATGGTTGGCCAGGATGTCGTCGCGGCGGTCCAGGCGCTGCATGCGCGCCGGGCCGACGCGCACCACCGAGAAGTCCGAGGTGCCGCCGCCGATGTCGGCCACCAGCACGATGCGCTCGGCGTCGACGCGGCTCTCGTAGTCGAAGGCCGCGGCGATCGGTTCGTACTGGAAATGCACCTCGCTGAAGCCGACCGCATGGGCGGCCTGCTCGAGCGATTTCTGCGCGGCGGCGTCGCGCGCCGGCTCCTCGTCGACGAAGAACACCGGCCGGCCCAGCACCACCTTGTTGAGCGGTTCGGGCGCGCCGGCGGCCAGGGCCTGCTTGCGCAGGCGCTTCAGGTAGCCGGACAGGATGTCGGAGTACTTGACGCCGCGGCCGCCGCCGACATCGGTGGTCTGCTCGATCAGGCCGGAGCCGAGGATGCTCTTCATCGAGCGCATCAGCCGGCCGTCGGCGCCCTCGATATAGGCGGCCAGCGCGGCGCGGCCGAAGGCGCGCGGCGGGCCGTCGGCGTCATGGCGGCCCTCGACGAAATAGAACACCGCGGTGGGCATGGTCGAATGCCCGGACTCCAGCTCGACCAGGCGCATCGCGCCGCCAGCGGCGGGAATTGCGATCGCGGAATTCGAGGTGCCGAAATCGATGGCGCAGAAGGAAGGGCTCATGACAGTCGCACCGCAAAGAGGGGCGCGGATTGTAGCGAGCCCGCCATGACTCAGGCGGTGGCCATGCTGCGGATGCGTTTTTCGGGCAGCGCGTCGCCGTAGAAGCCGAAGGCCATGTCGGGCGCGCGGCCGGCCATCAGCTCGGCCAGCGCATGGCCGGAGCCGGCGCCATGGGTCCAGCCCAGGGTGCCATGGCCGGCGTTGAGCCAGAGGTTCTTGGCCTTCTTGCTGCGGCCGATATAGGGGATGTTGGTCGGCGTGCTGGGGCGCAGGCCGGTCCAGAAATTGGGCTCGCTGGTGTCGGCGACGCCGGGGAACAGCTCCTCGTAGCGCTTGACCAGCGAGGCACAGCGCGAGCGCGAGGTGGCGCTGTCCAGGCTGAGGTCGAAGCCGGCCAGCTCGGCGGTGCCGGCAATGCGGATGGTGTCGCCCAGGCGCGAGATCGCGATCTTGCGGCCGTCGTCCAGCAGGCTGACGACGCTGGCGTCGTCGGGGCGCTTGAGCTTCAGGGTGGCCGAGTAGCCCTTGGCCGGGTAGATGTTCAGGTGCTCGCCCAGCGGCTTCAGCAGCGCCGGGGTGTAGGAGGCCATCGCGGCGACATAGGCGTCGGCCTTCAGGCTGCGCTTCTGGCCGCTCAGGCGCGAGGCGACCTGGGCGCCGACGATGCTGCCGCCGGCCTGCTCCAGCGCCAGCACATCGTGCTCCCACAGGAAGGTGGCGCCGCGCTCGGCGCAGAGCTTGGCCAGCTTCTGGGTGAAGATGCGCGCGTCGCCCGATTCGTCGCTGGGCGTGAAGGTGCCGCCGAACACGCCATGCTGGAAGCTGCGCAGCGCGGGCTCGACCGCCAGCACCTCCTCGCGGTTCAGGATGCGGCGGTCCACGCCATGGCGCTGCATGATCTCGGCGGCGATCGCGCCGGCCTCGAAATCGGCCTGGCTGGAGAAGAAATGCAGGATGCCGCGCTCCAGGCGCTCGTACTCGATGCCGGTCTGCGCCACCAGCTCCTTCAGCGAGGCATGGCTGTAGCGGCCCAGCTGCACCAGCTCCTCGACATTGCGCTCGAAGGCGGCGGTGGTGCATTGGCCCAGGAAGCTCAGGCCCCAGCGCCATTGCGCCGGGTCCAGGCGCGGGCGGAACAGCAGCGGCGAGTCGTCCTTCAGCAGCCACTTGGCCACCTTGAAGGGCGCGCCGGCATTGGCCCAGGGTTCGCAGAAGCTGACCGAGATCTGGGCGCCGTTGGCGAAGCTGGTCTCCAGCGCGGCGTCTTCCTGGCGGTCGACCACCGTGACCTCATGGCCCTGCTCCAGCAGATACCAGGCGGTGCTGACGCCGATGATGCCCGCGCCCAAAACGACAACCTTCATGACGGCTTCCTTGTTGTGAATCTCACCGGCCCTGCAGCGGGCTCAGCAAGAGTTGTAGACCCAGAACGAACATCAGCAACGCCACGCCGGCATCGATGCTGCGCCACACCAGCGGCCGGCGCAATGCCGGCGCCAGCGCGGCGGCGCCGAAGCCCAGCAGCGAGAACCACATCACCGAGGCGATGCTGGCGCCCAGCGCGAAGGCGGGGCGCGCGTCGACCGGATGCTGGGCGCCGATCGTGCCGAGCAAGACCACCGTGTCCAGATAGACATGGGGGTTCAGATAGGTCATCGCCATCGCGCTGCCCAGCACCGCGCCGAGGCTGGCGCGGCCGGCCGAGGCCTGCAGGCCGTCGTTGCCGGCCCAGGCGCGCTGCGCGGCACGCAGGCCGTAGAGCAGCAGAAAGGCCGCGCCGCCATAGCGGAACAGGTTCAGCAGCAGCGGGCTGGCCGAGATCAGCTGGCCCAGCCCGAACACGCCCAGGCAGATCAGGATCACGTCCGAGACGCTGCACAGGCCCACCACCGGCGCCACATGCTGGCGCAGCAGGCCCTGGCGCAGCACCAGCGCGTTCTGCGCGCCGATGGCCATGATCAGGCTGGCTCCGGTGAGCCAGCCCTGGCTCAGGGCGGTCAGGTCGCTGGGGAACATGGTGGGGAGGGGCGGGAGGATTCGCGCGGGCAAACTTTGACCCGGATTGTCGGCAGAGGCCGCTCCGGTATGAAGCAGGATTCATATTTCTCGGAGTACATTAAAGATACTTATGAAAGACCTGGACTCCGCCGGACTCGATTGCCTGGCCGCGCTGGCCGATGAGCGCAGCTTCGAGCGCGCCGCTCAGCGGCTGGCGATCACGCAGAGTGCGGTCTCGCAGCGCCTGCGCAGCCTGGAGGCCCAGGTGGGGCAGCTGCTGGTGGTGCGCTCGCGTCCCTTGCGCCTGACCGAGGCGGGCAAGGTGCTGCTGCGCTATGCGCGCCAGCTGCAGGCGCTGCGCAGCGATGTGGTGCGCGAGCTGGGCGCGCGGGTCGCGCCGCATGAGCGCATCGCGATCGCGGTGAACGCCGACAGCCTGGCGACCTGGGTGCTGCCGGCGCTGGACGGCGTGGTGCAGCAGGGGCTGCGCGAGGGTTTCGGGCTGGAGCTGGTGGTCGACGACCAGGATTTCACCCATGACTGGCTGCGCCAGGGCGAGGTGCTGGGCTGCGTCAGCACGGTGCGCCAGGCGCTGCGCGGCTGCTTGGTTCAGCCGCTGGGCGTGATGCGCTATGTGGCGGTGGCCAGCCCGGCCTTTCTGCAGGCCCAACTGAGCGCCGGGCTGACGGCGGCGAACTTCGCCCAGACGCCCTTCCTGGTCTTCAACCGCAAGGACGACACCCAGTCGCAATGGGTCAGCAAGGCCTTCGGCGTGCGTGCGCCGCGCCTGCGCGAGCGCTTCGTGCCGTCCAGCGAGGCCTATGTGCGGGCGGTCTGCATGGGCTGGGGCGTCGGCGTGGCGCCTGAGCTACAGCTGCGGCCGCTCCTGGCCAGCGGCGAGCTGGTCGCGCTGCGGCCCGAGGTCAGCGTCGAGGTGGCGCTGTACTGGCATCAATGGAAGCTGGTGACCGAGCTGCAGGCCGCGCCGGCGCGGGTGGCGCTGCTGGATCAGATCGGTCAGGCGCTGGCGGTGGGGGCGCGGCGCGAACTGGCGCAGGCCTGAGTTCGCGCCGGGAGATTCAGCGCGGCGTTTGCGCCTTCAGCGGCGCCTGCACCAGGAGCGTGGTGGCGCCTTTGCCGGGCTTGCTGCTCGCGGCCAGGCCGCCGGCATGCGGCAGGCGGCGGTTCTGGTCGGGGCGTTGGGTGGCATGGGCCAGCACCAGCGCGCCAAGCACCGCGGTGCCGACGACGCCGCGGGTCAGACAGGTGAGAACGACAGGGGTCATAAAGAAACTACAACGCCGGGGCGGGCCCGAGGCGGCGAAGAATAGGAGTGTCAAGTCGCCGCAGCCATCCTTCCAAGGTGGGATGGACCGACGGGCGTCAACTGGGGGTGTTAGTAGGCGCCCGAAGCGGGCGCCATGCTGTGTGTAGGTGTATCCGAAAGCGCTAGCGTGCGATTTTCCCAACTGTGGCGCGATAGCCACCCAATTTGGGGATTCTGCCCTACGCGCATGCGCGCACACTGGCTTCCACGCCACGAACAATTGCGAGGTCCACCATGCGATTCACTCCCGCACTGCGTTTCTTCCGCAAAAGTTCGCTGCCGGCCGAGCCGCATGACCCGGCCGACCTGGGCACCGCCTTCGGGATGGAGGCCAGCCTGGAGGGCGACGATGGCGGTGGCGCCACGGTGCCGAACTCGAGCTACGAGCTGGAATCCGAGCAGGCCGCGAACCGCGCCGCGCTGGAATCGCCGCTGGCCTGGCTCAGCAAGCGCGGCCATTGAGCGGCTGGCGCGGTGTGCTTAACTAGTTAACGTACCAGCAGCACCGGCACGCCGCAGTTGGCCATCACCTTGGTGGTGACCGAGCCCAGCACCAGATTGCCCAGCGCGCTATGGCCGCGCGAGCCCATGATCAGCAGGTCGAACTTGCCCTTGTCGGCCAGGGCCGCGATCACGTCATGGGCCGGGCCGACCTTGCTGACGAACTCGGCGCGGATGCGCTGCTTGTCGAAGAAGGTGCGCAGCGGCTTGAAGACCTTCTCGGCCTCGTCGCCGTAGTAGCTCTTCAGCAGCTCCTTGTCGAGCGCGGCGGCGGCGCGC
This genomic stretch from Roseateles sp. DAIF2 harbors:
- a CDS encoding universal stress protein; amino-acid sequence: MKILVAVDGSSYTKRMLAYLAAHDEWLGDRHQYTVINAVPAVPPRAAAALDKELLKSYYGDEAEKVFKPLRTFFDKQRIRAEFVSKVGPAHDVIAALADKGKFDLLIMGSRGHSALGNLVLGSVTTKVMANCGVPVLLVR
- a CDS encoding Hsp70 family protein yields the protein MSPSFCAIDFGTSNSAIAIPAAGGAMRLVELESGHSTMPTAVFYFVEGRHDADGPPRAFGRAALAAYIEGADGRLMRSMKSILGSGLIEQTTDVGGGRGVKYSDILSGYLKRLRKQALAAGAPEPLNKVVLGRPVFFVDEEPARDAAAQKSLEQAAHAVGFSEVHFQYEPIAAAFDYESRVDAERIVLVADIGGGTSDFSVVRVGPARMQRLDRRDDILANHGVHIAGTDFDRHIELAAILRELGYRSLGPERAGQPAREVPSGIYFDLATWHLINTVYSPQRVAELRNMRGFYGNPLHHDRLMTVLEDHLGHELAARAEDAKIAVSGGGDTLIDLGLVENGLQVPLSEGVAVGALEADIDRIARAGRETVAQAGLKPEQIDALYFTGGSTGLRLLADRIAAEFPAAQSVRGDRFASVATGLGLHAARLFAQ
- a CDS encoding LysR family transcriptional regulator ArgP → MKDLDSAGLDCLAALADERSFERAAQRLAITQSAVSQRLRSLEAQVGQLLVVRSRPLRLTEAGKVLLRYARQLQALRSDVVRELGARVAPHERIAIAVNADSLATWVLPALDGVVQQGLREGFGLELVVDDQDFTHDWLRQGEVLGCVSTVRQALRGCLVQPLGVMRYVAVASPAFLQAQLSAGLTAANFAQTPFLVFNRKDDTQSQWVSKAFGVRAPRLRERFVPSSEAYVRAVCMGWGVGVAPELQLRPLLASGELVALRPEVSVEVALYWHQWKLVTELQAAPARVALLDQIGQALAVGARRELAQA
- a CDS encoding D-amino acid dehydrogenase is translated as MKVVVLGAGIIGVSTAWYLLEQGHEVTVVDRQEDAALETSFANGAQISVSFCEPWANAGAPFKVAKWLLKDDSPLLFRPRLDPAQWRWGLSFLGQCTTAAFERNVEELVQLGRYSHASLKELVAQTGIEYERLERGILHFFSSQADFEAGAIAAEIMQRHGVDRRILNREEVLAVEPALRSFQHGVFGGTFTPSDESGDARIFTQKLAKLCAERGATFLWEHDVLALEQAGGSIVGAQVASRLSGQKRSLKADAYVAAMASYTPALLKPLGEHLNIYPAKGYSATLKLKRPDDASVVSLLDDGRKIAISRLGDTIRIAGTAELAGFDLSLDSATSRSRCASLVKRYEELFPGVADTSEPNFWTGLRPSTPTNIPYIGRSKKAKNLWLNAGHGTLGWTHGAGSGHALAELMAGRAPDMAFGFYGDALPEKRIRSMATA
- a CDS encoding LysE/ArgO family amino acid transporter, with the protein product MFPSDLTALSQGWLTGASLIMAIGAQNALVLRQGLLRQHVAPVVGLCSVSDVILICLGVFGLGQLISASPLLLNLFRYGGAAFLLLYGLRAAQRAWAGNDGLQASAGRASLGAVLGSAMAMTYLNPHVYLDTVVLLGTIGAQHPVDARPAFALGASIASVMWFSLLGFGAAALAPALRRPLVWRSIDAGVALLMFVLGLQLLLSPLQGR